Proteins from a single region of Pseudomonas phenolilytica:
- the gap gene encoding type I glyceraldehyde-3-phosphate dehydrogenase, producing MLRIAINGYGRIGRAVVRALFERGLQEQVQIVAINDLSEHGTLVHLTRFDSTFGRFPQPVELQGEAMVVGGQSIRLLAEREASRLPWGELGVDVVLECTGKFKQRVLVEQHLQAGARRVFASHPLDGADLTVVYGVNHQLLGDQQVISNASCTTNCLAPLAKVLHEAVGIRQGLLNTVHSYTNDQNLLDKAHKDLYRARAAALSMIPSTTGAAKAIGLVLPELAGRLDGLSVRVPTPNVSLVDLTFVADRAPQGVEAINRILREGAQRLPAGVMECTEEALVSCDFNGYPASCVADLSHTRVQGELVKVLAWYDNEWGFSNRMLDVLLHWNPQPAA from the coding sequence ATGTTGCGTATTGCTATCAACGGGTATGGACGAATCGGTCGTGCGGTCGTGCGGGCCTTGTTCGAGCGTGGCCTGCAGGAGCAGGTGCAGATCGTCGCCATCAACGATCTCAGCGAGCACGGCACGCTGGTGCACCTGACGCGCTTCGACTCGACGTTCGGTCGGTTTCCGCAGCCGGTGGAGCTGCAGGGCGAGGCGATGGTCGTCGGCGGTCAGAGCATCCGCCTGCTCGCCGAGCGCGAGGCGAGCCGGCTGCCGTGGGGCGAGCTGGGCGTCGACGTGGTGCTCGAATGCACCGGCAAGTTCAAGCAGCGCGTCCTGGTCGAGCAGCACCTGCAGGCCGGTGCGCGCCGGGTGTTCGCCTCGCATCCGCTGGATGGCGCCGACCTGACCGTGGTCTATGGCGTCAACCACCAGCTGCTGGGCGACCAGCAGGTGATCTCCAATGCTTCCTGTACCACCAACTGCCTGGCACCGCTGGCCAAGGTGCTGCACGAGGCGGTGGGCATTCGCCAAGGGCTGCTGAACACCGTGCACTCCTACACCAACGACCAGAACCTGCTGGACAAGGCCCACAAGGACCTCTACCGCGCGCGCGCCGCGGCGCTGTCGATGATCCCGTCGACCACCGGCGCGGCCAAGGCCATCGGCCTGGTGCTGCCGGAGCTGGCCGGGCGGCTGGATGGCCTGTCGGTGCGGGTGCCGACGCCGAACGTCTCGCTGGTGGACCTGACCTTCGTCGCCGACCGTGCGCCGCAGGGCGTCGAGGCGATCAACCGCATCCTGCGCGAGGGCGCGCAGCGGCTGCCGGCCGGCGTGATGGAGTGCACCGAGGAGGCGCTGGTGTCCTGCGACTTCAACGGCTATCCGGCGTCCTGTGTGGCCGACCTCAGCCATACCCGCGTGCAGGGCGAGCTGGTCAAGGTATTGGCCTGGTATGACAACGAATGGGGCTTCTCCAACCGCATGCTCGACGTGCTGCTGCACTGGAACCCGCAGCCGGCCGCCTGA
- a CDS encoding iron-containing alcohol dehydrogenase, with product MSHRIVLPRLMEIGAGASQQLAVVLRSLGCSRPLIVTDRMMVELGYVDRLEEQLQAAGIASQRFADTLPEPTAASIRAGVQMVRDGDFDSIVALGGGSPIDSAKAIGILGRYGGEMRDYRFPRDVCEPGLPLIAIPTTAGTGSEATRFTIITDETSDEKMLCAGLGFMPVAALIDYELTLSLPPRVTADTGLDALTHAIEAYVSRKASGYSDAQALQAMRLLAPNLRTAFHEAGNRAAREAMMLGATLAGIAFSNASVALVHGMSRPIGAFFHVPHGLSNAMLLPAVTAFSIPAAPERYADCARAMGVAAQTDSVEAANQRLLAELQALNRELQVPSPGQYGIARERFFALRETMAQQALASGSPGNNPRVPTQAEIVELYETVWNQA from the coding sequence ATGAGTCATCGCATCGTCCTGCCGCGCCTGATGGAAATCGGCGCTGGCGCCAGCCAGCAGCTTGCCGTCGTGCTGCGCAGCCTGGGCTGCAGTCGCCCGCTGATCGTCACCGACCGCATGATGGTCGAGCTGGGCTATGTCGATCGCCTCGAAGAACAGCTGCAGGCGGCGGGAATCGCCAGTCAGCGCTTCGCCGACACGCTGCCGGAGCCTACCGCGGCGTCGATCCGCGCCGGCGTGCAGATGGTCCGCGATGGCGACTTCGATTCCATCGTCGCCCTTGGCGGCGGCAGCCCGATCGACTCGGCCAAGGCCATCGGCATCCTCGGCCGCTACGGCGGCGAGATGCGCGACTATCGTTTCCCGCGTGATGTGTGCGAGCCCGGCCTGCCGCTGATCGCCATTCCCACCACCGCCGGCACCGGCTCGGAAGCGACGCGCTTCACCATCATTACCGACGAAACCAGCGACGAGAAAATGCTCTGCGCCGGTCTCGGTTTCATGCCGGTCGCCGCGCTGATCGACTACGAGCTGACCCTTTCGCTGCCGCCACGGGTCACCGCCGATACTGGTCTGGACGCGCTGACCCACGCCATCGAGGCGTACGTCAGCCGCAAGGCCAGCGGTTACAGCGATGCCCAGGCCCTGCAGGCCATGCGCCTGCTGGCGCCCAACCTGCGTACCGCCTTCCACGAAGCGGGCAACCGTGCCGCGCGCGAGGCGATGATGCTCGGCGCGACGCTGGCTGGCATCGCCTTCTCCAACGCCTCGGTGGCGCTGGTGCACGGCATGAGTCGGCCAATCGGTGCGTTTTTCCATGTGCCGCACGGGCTGTCGAACGCCATGCTGCTGCCGGCGGTCACCGCCTTCTCGATTCCTGCCGCGCCCGAGCGCTACGCCGATTGCGCCCGTGCGATGGGCGTTGCGGCACAGACCGACAGCGTCGAGGCCGCCAACCAGCGGCTGCTGGCTGAGTTGCAGGCGCTGAACCGTGAATTGCAGGTGCCGAGTCCCGGCCAGTACGGCATCGCCCGCGAGCGCTTCTTCGCATTGCGCGAGACGATGGCGCAGCAGGCGCTGGCGTCCGGTTCGCCGGGCAACAACCCGCGCGTGCCGACGCAGGCGGAAATCGTCGAGCTGTACGAGACGGTCTGGAACCAGGCGTGA
- the trhA gene encoding PAQR family membrane homeostasis protein TrhA, translating into MYHGERFNAWTHLVGAVLASLGAIWLQVLATLGGSLAEIVSVAIYGLSLVLLYSISTLYHSLRGRAKVIMRKLDHLSIYLLIAGSYTPFCLVTLAGPWGWTLFGVVWSLALIGMLQEIKPRSEARILSLVIYAVMGWIVLVAVKPLLAALGGAGFAWLLAGGICYTVGIVFFVFDERFRHWHGIWHLFVMGGSLLHFIAVLFYVL; encoded by the coding sequence ATGTACCACGGCGAACGCTTCAACGCCTGGACGCACCTGGTCGGTGCCGTACTCGCCAGCCTGGGCGCCATCTGGCTGCAAGTGCTGGCCACGCTCGGCGGATCGCTCGCCGAGATAGTCAGCGTGGCGATCTACGGCCTCAGCCTGGTGCTGCTCTACAGCATCTCCACCCTCTACCACAGCCTGCGCGGGCGGGCGAAGGTGATCATGCGCAAGCTCGATCACCTGTCGATCTACCTGCTGATTGCCGGCAGCTATACGCCATTCTGCCTGGTCACGCTGGCCGGTCCCTGGGGCTGGACGCTGTTCGGCGTGGTCTGGAGCCTGGCGTTGATCGGCATGCTGCAGGAGATCAAGCCACGCTCGGAAGCGCGGATTCTCTCGCTGGTGATCTACGCGGTGATGGGCTGGATCGTCCTGGTGGCGGTCAAGCCGCTGCTCGCCGCGCTCGGCGGCGCGGGCTTCGCCTGGCTGCTGGCCGGCGGCATCTGCTACACGGTGGGCATCGTGTTCTTCGTCTTCGACGAGCGCTTCCGCCACTGGCACGGCATCTGGCACCTGTTCGTGATGGGCGGCAGCCTGCTGCACTTCATCGCGGTGCTGTTCTACGTGCTGTGA
- the rep gene encoding DNA helicase Rep, with protein sequence MSRLNPRQQEAVNYVGGPMLVLAGAGSGKTSVITRKIAYLIQQCGIRAQYIVAVTFTNKAAREMKERVSSLLRGGEGKGLTVSTFHNLGLNIIRKEYVHLGYKPGFSIFDEGDIKALLSDIMQKEYAGDDGVDEIKHYIGSWKNDLVTPEEALASARNPKEQTAAVVYTHYQRTLKAYNAVDFDDLIMQPVKLFQDHPEVLEKWRNKVRYMLVDEYQDTNASQYLLVKLLVQQRAHFTVVGDDDQSIYAWRGARPENLMQLKEDFPSLKVVMLEQNYRSTSRILKCANVLISNNPHAFEKQLWSEMGHGDPIRVIRCRNEEAEAERVAMEILTLHLRTQRPYSDFAILYRGNYQAKLIELKLQHHQIPYRLSGGTSFFSRQEVKDLMSYFRLLVNPDDDNAFLRVINVPRREIGSTTLEKLGNYASARKISMYAACDEIGLGELMDSRFTDRLARFKRYMDNLRQQCAQNDPIAALRSMVMDIDYETWVRSQTSSDKAADFRMGNVWFLIDALKNTLERDEEGEMTIEEAIAKLVLRDMLERQQEEEEGAEGVQMMTLHASKGLEFPYVFIMGMEEEILPHRSSIEADTIEEERRLAYVGITRARQNLAMTFAAKRKQYGEIIECMPSRFLDELPPEDLEWEGQEDAPVEVKAARGNDALAAMRAMLKR encoded by the coding sequence ATGTCCCGACTCAATCCCCGGCAGCAGGAAGCCGTGAACTACGTCGGCGGCCCGATGCTGGTGCTCGCCGGCGCCGGCTCCGGCAAGACCAGCGTGATCACCCGCAAGATCGCCTACCTGATCCAGCAATGCGGCATCCGCGCGCAGTACATCGTCGCAGTGACCTTCACCAACAAGGCCGCGCGCGAGATGAAGGAGCGCGTCAGCAGCCTGCTGCGCGGCGGCGAAGGCAAGGGCCTGACGGTATCGACCTTCCACAACCTGGGCCTGAACATCATCCGCAAGGAATATGTCCATCTGGGGTACAAGCCGGGCTTTTCGATCTTCGACGAAGGCGACATCAAGGCGCTGCTGAGCGACATCATGCAGAAGGAATACGCCGGCGATGACGGCGTAGACGAGATCAAGCACTACATCGGCAGCTGGAAGAACGACCTGGTCACCCCCGAGGAAGCGCTGGCCAGCGCGCGCAACCCCAAGGAGCAGACCGCCGCCGTCGTCTACACCCACTACCAGCGCACGCTCAAGGCGTACAACGCGGTGGATTTCGACGACCTGATCATGCAGCCGGTGAAGCTCTTCCAGGACCACCCCGAGGTGCTGGAGAAGTGGCGCAACAAGGTGCGCTACATGTTGGTGGACGAATACCAGGACACCAACGCCAGCCAGTACCTGCTGGTCAAACTGCTGGTGCAGCAGCGCGCGCACTTCACCGTGGTGGGCGACGACGACCAGTCGATCTATGCCTGGCGCGGCGCGCGGCCGGAAAACCTGATGCAGCTGAAGGAAGACTTTCCCTCGCTGAAGGTGGTGATGCTGGAGCAGAACTACCGCTCCACCAGCCGCATCCTCAAATGCGCCAACGTGCTGATCTCCAACAACCCGCACGCCTTCGAGAAGCAGCTGTGGTCGGAAATGGGCCATGGCGACCCGATCCGCGTGATCCGCTGCCGCAACGAAGAAGCCGAGGCCGAGCGCGTGGCGATGGAAATCCTCACGCTGCATCTGCGAACCCAGCGGCCCTACAGCGATTTCGCCATCCTCTACCGCGGCAACTACCAGGCCAAGCTGATCGAGCTGAAGCTGCAGCACCACCAGATACCCTATCGGCTGTCCGGCGGCACCAGCTTTTTCAGCCGCCAGGAAGTGAAGGACCTGATGAGCTACTTCCGCCTGCTGGTCAACCCGGACGACGACAACGCCTTCCTGCGGGTGATCAACGTGCCGCGCCGCGAGATCGGTTCGACCACTTTGGAAAAGCTCGGCAACTATGCCAGCGCGCGCAAGATTTCCATGTACGCCGCCTGCGACGAGATCGGCCTCGGCGAGCTGATGGACAGCCGCTTCACCGACCGCCTGGCGCGCTTCAAGCGCTACATGGACAACCTGCGCCAGCAGTGCGCGCAGAACGACCCCATCGCCGCGTTGCGCAGCATGGTCATGGACATCGACTACGAGACCTGGGTGCGCAGCCAGACCTCCAGCGACAAGGCCGCGGACTTCCGCATGGGCAACGTCTGGTTCCTCATCGACGCGCTGAAGAACACTCTGGAGCGCGACGAGGAAGGCGAGATGACCATCGAGGAGGCCATCGCCAAGCTGGTGCTGCGCGACATGCTCGAACGCCAGCAGGAAGAGGAAGAAGGCGCCGAGGGCGTGCAGATGATGACCCTGCACGCGAGCAAGGGCCTGGAGTTTCCCTACGTGTTCATCATGGGCATGGAGGAGGAAATCCTCCCGCACCGCTCCAGCATCGAAGCCGACACCATCGAGGAAGAACGCCGCCTGGCCTATGTCGGCATCACCCGCGCGCGGCAGAACCTGGCGATGACCTTCGCCGCCAAGCGCAAGCAGTACGGCGAAATCATCGAATGCATGCCCAGCCGGTTCCTCGACGAACTGCCGCCCGAAGACCTGGAATGGGAAGGCCAGGAAGACGCGCCGGTGGAAGTGAAGGCCGCGCGTGGCAACGACGCACTGGCAGCGATGCGCGCGATGCTCAAGCGCTGA
- a CDS encoding putative bifunctional diguanylate cyclase/phosphodiesterase — protein sequence MSLLLLAERPEWATQLRGCLEQLADAPALLVAPDWATARATLDDSARGLLLTTPACRPPAHECPWPVILLLDAEPAEVPEGVLDWLVRDQFSADVLRRCLRYARERCRLQGSLQRLSEYDPYTGVVNRQGFQALLMAALAEHQGRGLVLGYLDLDDFRHVNDSLGHQAGDRLMLQIVARLQAQLEEGDALGRLGGDEFALLLDVRERPRRAAEMADRLVEALAEPYWVDGESLMLGCSLGLASARPGIGADPLMWHAQSAMRQAKSRQGCTWQLYDEQASRGARGLAELESELRKALRRGELELHYQPRLCLSSGRILGLEALVRWAHPERGLLTPEAFIPLAEESGLIVPLGYWVIARALHDLQALRAQGGDALHMAINLSFRQFQDSQLLATLSRLIEECGIDPHWLEFELTETAVMRRSEQVRRTMETLRKLGVRFSLDDFGTGFSSFVHLSSLPIALLKIDKSFVAGMEGNRRLVHAMVNLARDLQLEIVAEGVETAAQLEQLKRFGAHQIQGYLVSRPLPLAELAVFMRGERRAGLAH from the coding sequence CTGTCACTGTTGCTGCTGGCCGAGCGCCCCGAGTGGGCGACACAGCTGCGTGGCTGCCTGGAGCAGCTGGCGGATGCGCCGGCGCTGCTGGTTGCCCCGGACTGGGCGACGGCGCGGGCCACGCTGGACGATAGCGCCCGCGGCCTGCTGCTGACGACGCCAGCCTGTCGGCCGCCCGCGCACGAATGCCCCTGGCCGGTGATCCTGCTGCTCGATGCCGAGCCGGCCGAAGTACCGGAAGGCGTACTCGACTGGCTGGTGCGCGACCAGTTCAGTGCTGACGTGCTGCGTCGCTGCCTGCGCTATGCACGCGAGCGCTGCCGGCTGCAGGGCTCGTTGCAGCGCCTGAGCGAGTACGACCCATACACCGGCGTGGTCAATCGCCAGGGCTTCCAGGCCCTGCTGATGGCGGCGCTGGCCGAGCACCAGGGGCGCGGGCTGGTGCTCGGCTATCTGGATCTGGACGACTTTCGCCACGTCAACGACTCGCTCGGCCACCAGGCCGGGGATCGGCTGATGCTGCAGATCGTCGCGCGCCTGCAGGCGCAGCTGGAGGAGGGTGATGCCCTGGGACGGCTGGGCGGCGACGAGTTCGCCCTGCTGCTGGACGTGCGCGAACGGCCACGCCGCGCCGCCGAGATGGCCGATCGTCTGGTCGAAGCGCTCGCCGAACCCTACTGGGTCGACGGCGAGAGCCTGATGCTCGGCTGCAGCCTGGGGCTGGCGTCGGCGCGTCCGGGCATTGGCGCCGACCCGCTGATGTGGCATGCGCAGAGCGCCATGCGCCAGGCCAAGTCCCGCCAGGGGTGCACCTGGCAACTGTACGACGAGCAGGCCAGTCGCGGCGCGCGCGGCCTCGCCGAGCTGGAGAGCGAGCTGCGCAAGGCCCTGCGTCGTGGCGAGCTGGAGCTGCACTACCAGCCGCGCCTGTGCCTGAGCAGCGGGCGGATTCTCGGGCTGGAGGCGCTGGTGCGCTGGGCACACCCGGAGCGCGGCCTGCTGACGCCCGAAGCGTTCATTCCGCTGGCCGAGGAGAGCGGGCTGATCGTTCCGCTCGGCTACTGGGTCATCGCCCGCGCCCTGCATGACCTGCAGGCGTTGCGTGCGCAGGGTGGCGATGCGCTGCACATGGCGATCAACCTGTCGTTCCGCCAGTTCCAGGACAGCCAGCTGCTGGCGACGCTCAGCCGGCTGATCGAGGAATGCGGCATCGATCCGCACTGGCTGGAATTCGAGCTGACCGAAACGGCGGTGATGCGCCGCAGCGAGCAGGTTCGGCGCACCATGGAAACCTTGCGCAAGCTCGGCGTGCGGTTTTCCCTGGACGATTTCGGCACCGGCTTCTCGTCGTTCGTGCACCTCTCCAGCCTGCCGATCGCGCTGTTGAAGATCGACAAGAGCTTTGTCGCCGGCATGGAGGGCAACCGCCGGCTGGTGCATGCGATGGTCAACCTCGCCCGCGACCTGCAGCTGGAAATCGTCGCCGAAGGGGTGGAAACCGCCGCGCAGCTGGAGCAGCTCAAGCGCTTCGGTGCGCACCAGATCCAGGGCTATCTGGTCAGCCGGCCGCTGCCGCTGGCCGAGCTGGCGGTCTTCATGCGCGGCGAGCGCCGCGCCGGGCTGGCGCACTGA
- a CDS encoding BCCT family transporter yields MEARRSSATTINPPVFYSSAFIILALVIYSVALPKHAQSLFSTTQAWIVAHLSWLYILAVALILLMVVLLALSRYGDIKLGPDHSEPDYSRTTWFAMLFSAGMGIGLMFFGVAEPVMHFLSPPVGEGGSVLAAREAMKITFFHWGLHAWSIYAIVAMILAYFAYRHGLPLALRSALYPLIGERIHGPIGHAVDTFAIISTVLGVATSLGLGVTQINTGLNHLYGLPISLPVQITLILATMALATLSVVSGLDKGVRRLSELNLSLAVLLMVLVMIVGPTVFILQTFVQNTGSYLADIVNKTFNLYAYEPNDWIGGWTLFYWGWWLAWSPFVGLFIARISRGRTIREFVAGVLLVPTAFTLLWMTVFGDTAIHMILWENVSSLGEAIERDSSLALFAFLEHFPFSGLLSLLAIVMVVVFFVTSADSGAMVVDMLASGGNDNTPARQRIFWAMLMAGVAIALLLADGLTALQTATIASALPFALALLCSMWGLLKALRIDATKQGLRYQAITTSPATPRAYSDWQRRLRNLTMFPRRRHVVRFIAEVVRPACEAVAEEIRKQGYGATVSEGEDQRIRIEIVHEGEPDFLYEVRPRAYVMPSFVPRSEDDEPGERKYFRAEVHLKEGGQDYDVMGWSREGVIGDILDQYEKHMHFLHMVR; encoded by the coding sequence ATGGAGGCAAGAAGGTCTTCCGCTACAACCATCAATCCGCCGGTCTTCTACAGCTCGGCATTCATCATCCTGGCGCTGGTGATCTACAGCGTCGCCCTGCCGAAACACGCGCAGTCGCTGTTCAGCACGACCCAGGCGTGGATCGTCGCCCACCTCAGCTGGCTGTACATCCTCGCCGTTGCGCTGATCCTGCTGATGGTGGTGCTGCTGGCGCTCAGCCGCTACGGCGACATCAAGCTCGGCCCCGACCACAGCGAACCCGACTACTCACGTACCACCTGGTTCGCCATGCTGTTTTCCGCCGGCATGGGCATCGGCCTGATGTTCTTCGGCGTCGCCGAACCGGTAATGCACTTCCTCTCGCCACCGGTCGGTGAAGGCGGCAGCGTGCTCGCCGCGCGCGAGGCGATGAAGATCACTTTCTTCCACTGGGGCCTGCATGCCTGGTCGATCTACGCCATCGTGGCGATGATCCTGGCCTACTTCGCCTACCGCCACGGTCTGCCGCTGGCACTGCGCTCGGCGCTGTATCCGCTGATCGGCGAGCGTATCCACGGGCCCATCGGGCATGCGGTGGATACCTTCGCGATCATCAGCACCGTGCTTGGCGTGGCTACCTCGCTGGGCCTGGGCGTCACCCAGATCAACACCGGCCTGAACCACCTCTACGGCCTGCCGATCTCGCTCCCGGTGCAGATTACGCTGATCCTGGCGACCATGGCGCTGGCCACGCTCTCGGTAGTCAGCGGACTGGACAAGGGCGTACGCCGGCTGTCCGAGCTGAACCTGTCGCTGGCGGTGCTGCTGATGGTGCTGGTGATGATCGTCGGGCCGACGGTGTTCATCCTGCAGACGTTCGTGCAGAACACCGGCAGCTACCTGGCGGACATCGTCAACAAGACTTTCAACCTGTACGCCTACGAGCCGAACGACTGGATCGGCGGCTGGACGCTGTTCTACTGGGGCTGGTGGCTGGCCTGGTCACCCTTCGTCGGCCTGTTCATCGCGCGCATCTCGCGCGGACGGACGATCCGCGAGTTCGTGGCCGGCGTGCTGCTGGTGCCGACCGCATTCACCCTGCTGTGGATGACGGTGTTCGGCGACACGGCGATCCACATGATCCTCTGGGAAAACGTCAGCAGCCTCGGCGAAGCCATCGAGCGCGACAGCTCGCTGGCGCTGTTCGCCTTCCTCGAGCACTTTCCCTTCTCCGGGCTGCTGTCGCTGCTGGCGATCGTCATGGTGGTGGTGTTCTTCGTCACCTCGGCGGATTCCGGCGCCATGGTGGTCGACATGCTGGCTTCCGGCGGCAATGACAACACCCCGGCGCGCCAGCGCATCTTCTGGGCCATGCTGATGGCCGGCGTGGCCATTGCGCTGCTGCTGGCCGACGGCCTCACCGCGTTGCAGACGGCCACCATTGCCAGCGCGCTGCCCTTTGCGCTCGCGCTGCTCTGCTCGATGTGGGGCCTGCTCAAGGCGCTGCGTATCGATGCGACCAAGCAGGGCCTGCGCTACCAGGCGATCACCACCTCGCCAGCCACGCCGCGCGCCTACAGCGACTGGCAGCGCCGCCTGCGCAATCTGACGATGTTTCCGCGACGCCGCCATGTGGTGCGCTTCATTGCCGAAGTGGTGCGTCCGGCCTGTGAGGCGGTTGCCGAGGAAATTCGCAAGCAGGGCTACGGCGCCACGGTCAGCGAGGGCGAGGACCAGCGCATCCGCATCGAAATCGTCCACGAGGGCGAGCCCGACTTCCTCTACGAGGTGCGGCCACGCGCCTACGTGATGCCCAGCTTCGTGCCGCGCAGCGAGGACGACGAGCCCGGCGAGCGCAAGTACTTCCGCGCCGAGGTGCACCTCAAGGAAGGCGGCCAGGACTACGACGTGATGGGCTGGAGCCGCGAGGGCGTGATCGGCGACATCCTCGACCAGTACGAGAAACACATGCACTTCCTGCACATGGTGCGCTGA
- a CDS encoding YifB family Mg chelatase-like AAA ATPase, translating into MSLAIVHSRAQSGVEAPPVTVEAHLANGLPSLALVGLPETAVKESKDRVRSAILTSGFDFPARRITLNLAPADLPKDGGRFDLAIALGILAASGQLPAERLDGLECLGELALSGALRPVQGVLPAALAARAAGRALLVPRANAEEASLASGLTVYAADHLLEVAAHFSGTTPLTPYVAQGLLRQVLPYPDLADVQGQLAAKRGLLVAAAGAHNLLFSGPPGTGKTLLASRLPGLLPPLDEQEALEVAAIQSVASHGPLAHWPQRPFRQPHHSASGPALVGGGSRPQPGEITLAHQGVLFLDELPEFDRKVLEVLREPLESGQIVIARARDKVRFPARFQLVAAMNPCPCGYLGDPGGRCRCTPEQIQRYRGKLSGPLLDRIDLHLTVARETTSLNAPAQHGQSSAEVAAQVAAARQLQLRRQGCANAFLDLAGLRQHCRLDGVDQQWLEHACERLGLSLRAAHRLLKVARTLADLDATVEISRQHLAEALQYRPAAQA; encoded by the coding sequence ATGTCCCTGGCCATCGTCCACAGCCGCGCACAGAGCGGCGTCGAAGCGCCGCCGGTGACCGTCGAGGCGCATCTGGCCAACGGCCTGCCCTCGCTGGCGCTGGTCGGGCTGCCGGAAACCGCAGTGAAGGAAAGCAAGGATCGCGTGCGCAGCGCCATCCTCACCTCCGGTTTCGACTTCCCTGCCCGACGCATCACCCTCAACCTCGCACCCGCCGACCTGCCCAAAGACGGCGGTCGTTTCGACCTGGCCATTGCCTTGGGCATTCTCGCGGCCAGCGGTCAACTGCCGGCCGAGCGCCTGGACGGGCTCGAATGCCTGGGCGAGCTGGCGCTTTCCGGGGCGCTGCGTCCGGTGCAGGGCGTGTTGCCCGCCGCGCTTGCCGCTCGCGCCGCCGGCCGCGCGCTGCTGGTGCCGCGGGCCAATGCCGAGGAAGCCAGCCTGGCGTCCGGCCTGACCGTGTATGCCGCCGACCACCTGCTGGAAGTCGCGGCGCATTTCAGCGGCACCACGCCGCTGACGCCCTATGTCGCCCAAGGCCTGCTGCGCCAGGTGCTGCCCTACCCGGACCTGGCCGACGTGCAAGGCCAGCTCGCCGCCAAGCGCGGCCTGCTGGTCGCCGCGGCGGGTGCACACAACCTGTTGTTCTCCGGCCCGCCCGGCACTGGCAAGACACTGCTGGCCAGCCGTCTGCCCGGCCTGCTGCCGCCGCTGGACGAGCAGGAAGCGCTGGAAGTCGCGGCGATCCAGTCGGTAGCCAGCCACGGCCCTCTGGCGCACTGGCCGCAGCGGCCGTTTCGCCAGCCGCACCACAGCGCGTCCGGTCCGGCGCTGGTCGGCGGGGGCAGCCGGCCGCAGCCTGGCGAGATCACCCTGGCGCACCAGGGCGTGCTGTTTCTCGACGAGCTGCCGGAGTTCGATCGCAAGGTGCTGGAGGTGCTGCGCGAGCCGCTGGAATCGGGGCAGATCGTCATTGCCCGTGCACGCGACAAGGTGCGCTTCCCAGCGCGCTTCCAGCTGGTGGCGGCGATGAACCCCTGCCCTTGCGGCTATCTCGGCGATCCCGGCGGACGCTGCCGCTGCACCCCGGAGCAGATCCAGCGCTACCGCGGCAAACTGTCCGGCCCGCTGCTCGATCGCATCGACCTGCACCTGACGGTCGCGCGCGAAACCACCTCGCTGAATGCACCCGCGCAGCATGGCCAGAGCAGCGCGGAAGTGGCCGCTCAGGTGGCGGCCGCACGCCAGCTGCAGCTGCGTCGTCAGGGCTGCGCCAATGCCTTTCTCGACCTCGCCGGCCTGCGCCAGCACTGTCGGCTGGACGGCGTCGACCAGCAATGGCTGGAGCACGCCTGCGAACGCCTCGGCCTGTCGCTGCGCGCCGCGCACCGCCTGCTCAAGGTAGCGCGCACGCTGGCCGACCTGGACGCGACGGTGGAAATCTCCCGTCAGCACCTCGCCGAAGCGCTGCAATACCGCCCCGCCGCCCAGGCCTGA
- a CDS encoding accessory factor UbiK family protein has protein sequence MLPPKAFLDALGSQASRLFNGDTPLPRPEFEAQLKAVVQGALNKLDVVSRDEFDSQMVVLARTRARLEALEAKVAELEEKLTPPVS, from the coding sequence ATGCTGCCACCCAAAGCCTTCCTCGACGCCCTCGGTTCCCAGGCCTCGCGCCTGTTCAACGGCGACACCCCGCTGCCGCGCCCCGAGTTCGAAGCCCAGCTCAAAGCCGTGGTGCAGGGCGCGCTGAACAAGCTCGACGTGGTCAGCCGCGACGAATTCGACAGCCAGATGGTGGTGCTCGCCCGCACCCGCGCGCGCCTGGAGGCGCTGGAAGCCAAGGTCGCCGAACTGGAAGAAAAGCTCACGCCGCCCGTGTCCTGA
- the glnK gene encoding P-II family nitrogen regulator, with protein sequence MKLVTAIIKPFKLDDVRESLSEIGVQGITVTEVKGFGRQKGHTELYRGAEYVVDFLPKVKIDVAIADDQLDRVIEAITKAANTGKIGDGKIFVVNLEQAIRIRTGETDTDAI encoded by the coding sequence ATGAAACTAGTCACTGCCATCATCAAGCCGTTCAAGCTGGACGACGTGCGCGAGTCGCTGTCCGAAATCGGCGTCCAGGGCATCACCGTCACCGAGGTCAAGGGCTTCGGTCGTCAGAAGGGGCACACCGAGCTGTATCGCGGTGCTGAATACGTCGTCGACTTCCTGCCAAAGGTGAAGATCGACGTGGCCATCGCCGACGATCAGCTCGATCGCGTGATCGAGGCCATCACCAAGGCGGCCAACACCGGCAAGATCGGCGACGGCAAGATCTTCGTCGTCAATCTGGAACAGGCCATTCGCATCCGTACCGGCGAAACCGATACCGACGCGATCTAA